From one Rhodoferax sp. PAMC 29310 genomic stretch:
- a CDS encoding M14-type cytosolic carboxypeptidase has protein sequence MTELHISTQFDSGAIEVLSLADPGDIRLNIRPDNASEFAQWFHFCLHGAAGLPVRLRFMNAGQCAYPKGWEGYRMAVSYDRQHWFRVDAQFDGTEMTVNFTPASQSVYFAYFEPYSYERHLDLIGLASVSAHVTVERLGSTLDGRDMTLLHITDVTSAIPLAQKKKVWLIARQHPGESMAEWFAEGFLERLLDCDDAVARVLLEKCVFYVVPNMNPDGAVRGNLRTNAAGANLNREWAEPTLGRSPEVFLVRQKMQALGVDLNLDVHGDEGLPYNFCVGTEGTPGYSARTKALEETFKTSWTSTCPDFQTEQGYGKTELGKANMTLATSWIGQTFDCLAFTVEMPFKDNADLPDTQIGWNGERSKRLGASVLLPVLAVVDKLR, from the coding sequence ATGACCGAACTACACATCTCCACCCAATTCGATTCCGGCGCCATTGAGGTGCTCAGCCTGGCGGACCCCGGCGACATTCGCCTCAACATTCGCCCCGACAACGCCAGCGAATTTGCCCAGTGGTTTCACTTTTGCCTACATGGCGCCGCAGGCTTGCCGGTGCGTCTTCGTTTCATGAACGCCGGGCAATGCGCCTACCCCAAAGGCTGGGAAGGCTACCGCATGGCGGTCAGCTATGACCGTCAACACTGGTTTCGGGTCGACGCCCAGTTTGATGGCACGGAGATGACGGTGAATTTCACCCCGGCTTCGCAAAGCGTCTACTTTGCCTACTTTGAGCCGTATTCCTATGAGCGCCACCTGGATTTGATCGGGCTGGCCAGTGTGTCGGCACACGTCACCGTGGAGCGGCTTGGCAGCACCCTCGACGGGCGCGACATGACCTTGCTGCACATCACCGACGTCACCAGCGCCATCCCACTGGCGCAGAAGAAGAAGGTGTGGTTGATTGCCCGTCAGCACCCCGGCGAGAGCATGGCCGAATGGTTTGCCGAAGGTTTTCTGGAGCGCCTGTTGGATTGTGACGACGCCGTAGCCCGTGTCCTGCTTGAAAAGTGCGTGTTCTATGTCGTGCCGAATATGAACCCGGACGGCGCGGTGCGCGGCAACCTGCGCACCAACGCGGCGGGCGCCAACCTGAACCGTGAGTGGGCCGAGCCCACCCTGGGCCGCTCCCCCGAGGTGTTCTTGGTTCGCCAGAAAATGCAGGCCCTGGGCGTGGACTTGAATCTGGATGTGCATGGTGACGAAGGCCTGCCCTACAACTTCTGTGTCGGCACCGAAGGCACGCCGGGCTACTCAGCGCGCACAAAGGCGCTAGAAGAAACTTTCAAAACCAGCTGGACCAGCACCTGCCCTGATTTTCAAACCGAACAAGGTTACGGCAAGACCGAGCTAGGCAAGGCCAATATGACGCTGGCCACCAGCTGGATTGGCCAAACGTTTGACTGCCTGGCCTTCACGGTGGAGATGCCCTTCAAAGACAACGCTGACTTGCCCGACACCCAGATCGGCTGGAACGGCGAGCGCTCCAAGCGCCTGGGCGCCAGCGTGCTGCTGCCCGTTTTGGCGGTGGTGGACAAGCTGCGCTAA